The Candidatus Effluviviaceae Genus I sp. genome has a window encoding:
- the galT gene encoding galactose-1-phosphate uridylyltransferase, whose protein sequence is MPQLRKDPVLGRWVIISTERGKRPTDFAHEREPSRGGVCPFDEGNEDKTPKEVLAYRPGGSGPDTPGWQVRVVPNKFPALAIEGELDRAGEGMYDKMNGIGAHEVIIETPRHDATFEGLPLEHVALVVKAAQDRMLDLQGDTRFRYVQLFRNKGSAAGASLEHPHSQLIALPILPKRLAEELSGSQKYFGYKERCVFCDIVAQETWTRTRIVCENDEFISIVPFAARFPFEAWILPRKHLPSFEYMEEGTRVAYAAILKETLTRITLALNDPPYNLIVHTCPCGERDLRYYHWHTEIMPTLTKVAGFEWGSGFYINPTPPEDAARYLREVDLSQRSAP, encoded by the coding sequence ATGCCGCAGCTCAGGAAGGACCCCGTCCTCGGACGCTGGGTCATCATCTCGACGGAGCGCGGGAAGCGCCCGACCGACTTCGCCCACGAGCGGGAGCCTTCGCGCGGCGGCGTCTGCCCGTTCGACGAGGGCAACGAGGACAAGACCCCGAAGGAGGTGCTGGCGTACCGCCCCGGGGGTTCGGGCCCCGACACGCCGGGATGGCAGGTCCGCGTCGTGCCGAACAAGTTCCCCGCGCTCGCGATCGAGGGGGAACTCGACCGCGCCGGCGAGGGCATGTACGACAAGATGAACGGCATCGGCGCGCACGAGGTCATCATCGAGACGCCTCGCCACGACGCGACGTTCGAGGGGCTTCCGCTCGAGCACGTCGCGCTCGTCGTCAAGGCGGCCCAGGACAGGATGCTCGACCTGCAGGGCGACACGCGCTTCCGCTACGTCCAGCTCTTCCGGAACAAAGGAAGCGCGGCGGGCGCGTCACTCGAGCACCCGCACTCCCAGCTCATCGCGCTGCCCATCCTGCCGAAGCGGCTCGCCGAGGAGCTCTCGGGTAGCCAGAAGTACTTCGGCTACAAGGAACGCTGCGTGTTCTGCGACATCGTCGCGCAGGAGACCTGGACCCGGACGAGGATCGTCTGCGAGAACGACGAGTTCATTTCGATCGTGCCGTTCGCCGCGCGCTTCCCGTTCGAAGCGTGGATCCTCCCGCGCAAGCATCTGCCGTCGTTCGAGTACATGGAGGAGGGCACCAGGGTCGCGTACGCGGCCATCCTCAAGGAGACGCTCACGAGGATCACGCTGGCGCTCAACGACCCGCCGTACAACCTGATCGTGCACACGTGCCCGTGCGGTGAGCGCGATCTCAGGTACTACCACTGGCACACCGAGATCATGCCGACCCTCACGAAGGTGGCCGGCTTCGAGTGGGGATCGGGCTTCTACATCAATCCGACGCCCCCGGAGGACGCCGCGCGCTATCTCAGGGAGGTCGATCTC